A single Penaeus chinensis breed Huanghai No. 1 chromosome 7, ASM1920278v2, whole genome shotgun sequence DNA region contains:
- the LOC125027248 gene encoding intraflagellar transport protein 20 homolog, with protein MADETLAKAGLYFDELNKIRVLEPEVAQQTAELKDECKEFVDKIVEFHQRADNFIQLADSLSAAVETEKMRAIGSRNLIKSMSKQRESQQLQLLALIGEKKLELERLRVQHESLQRTEAEQLEFIEQFILQK; from the exons ATGGCAGATGAAACCCTCGCTAAAGCTGGTCTATACTTCGACGAGCTCAATAAAATTAGAGTTTTAGAGCCAGAAGTTGCTCAGCAAACTGCAGAATTAAAGGACGAATGCAAAGAATTTGTGGATA AAATTGTTGAGTTTCATCAGCGAGCAGACAATTTCATCCAACTTGCTGATTCATTAAGTGCTGcagtagagacagagaaaatgcgTGCCATTGGTTCCAGGAATTTGATAAAAAGTATGAGCAAACAGCGGGAATCACAGCAGCTGCAATTACTG GCACTGATTGGAGAGAAGAAATTAGAATTGGAGAGGCTGCGTGTTCAGCATGAATCTCTGCAAAGAACAGAAGCAGAACAACTCGAGTTCATTGAACAgtttatattacaaaaataa